Proteins encoded together in one Candidatus Coatesbacteria bacterium window:
- a CDS encoding FMN-binding protein, whose protein sequence is MSKARYWICGFLLFVVVAGLVMFPMMIRAFDEQARMRSLEPAELDHASAADGEHPGSFSYGEGDFTVTVSVVVEVADGRIVSIAVTENEDRSHPQNAEAVLPRVIAEQSLRVDAVSGATTTSKALLKAVENALVAAGATVVE, encoded by the coding sequence ATGAGCAAAGCCCGTTACTGGATCTGCGGCTTCCTGCTGTTCGTCGTCGTCGCCGGGCTGGTGATGTTTCCCATGATGATCCGGGCCTTCGACGAGCAGGCCCGCATGCGCAGCCTGGAACCCGCCGAGCTGGACCACGCCTCCGCCGCCGACGGCGAACATCCCGGCTCCTTCAGCTACGGCGAGGGTGATTTCACCGTCACCGTCTCCGTGGTCGTCGAGGTCGCCGACGGCCGCATCGTTAGTATCGCCGTCACCGAGAACGAGGACCGTTCCCATCCCCAGAACGCCGAGGCCGTCCTGCCCCGGGTGATCGCCGAGCAGAGCCTGCGCGTCGACGCCGTCTCCGGGGCCACCACCACCAGCAAAGCCCTGCTCAAGGCCGTCGAGAACGCCCTCGTCGCCGCCGGGGC